DNA sequence from the Gordonia polyisoprenivorans genome:
GCTTTCCAGTAGCGGCAAGTAGACTGGGTTCATCACGGAACTGAGGCCGAAGCGATCAGAGAGAGGCCATGGCCACACAGACGACAGACGCCGCTCGTACGCCGGGCCGCGAGCGGCAGCGTGCGGCTACGGTCCGGCGCGCGACCGAGGCCGCAGAGGCATTGCTGGCCGAGGGGGTTCCCTTCCGGGACCTGAGCGTCGAGCAGGTCATCTCCCGGGCCGGCATCGCGCGCTCAACGTTCTACTCGCACTTCGATGACCTCGGCCATCTGCTGCGCGCGCTCGGCGAGGGCGTGCTCGCCGACGTCATCGCCGCGGCCCGGGTCTGGATGGATGCCGAATCAAAGCTCACCCACGCCGAGCTCCGAGACGCCCTGGCCGGACTCGTTGCCACCTATCGGAAACGCGCGAAGCTGCTTGCGGCGCTTGCCGAGGCCTCGACATCGGACCCCATGGTCCGCGATGAGTTCCACGGATTGTTCGCCGCCGGTCATGTCGAGTTGGCCAAACACATCAGACGCGGACAGCAAGCAGGGTTCGTTCGCAACGAC
Encoded proteins:
- a CDS encoding TetR/AcrR family transcriptional regulator codes for the protein MATQTTDAARTPGRERQRAATVRRATEAAEALLAEGVPFRDLSVEQVISRAGIARSTFYSHFDDLGHLLRALGEGVLADVIAAARVWMDAESKLTHAELRDALAGLVATYRKRAKLLAALAEASTSDPMVRDEFHGLFAAGHVELAKHIRRGQQAGFVRNDVDPGPTAGWLVWMVERGLYQQVRVAKPRAVKREVDALTDIVWNTLYRA